One Defluviimonas sp. SAOS-178_SWC DNA window includes the following coding sequences:
- a CDS encoding H-NS histone family protein, protein MKTDLDALTLKELKTLQSQVAKKIEGYEERKKREALTALEEQAKTLGYSLTELVGASAARKRKPAQPKYANPANKSETWTGRGRKPRWVEAALKSGKTMEDLAI, encoded by the coding sequence GTGAAAACCGATCTCGACGCTTTGACGTTGAAAGAGCTTAAAACACTTCAATCTCAGGTGGCAAAAAAGATCGAGGGGTATGAAGAGCGAAAGAAGCGTGAAGCTCTGACGGCCTTGGAAGAACAAGCAAAGACGTTGGGCTATTCGCTGACGGAGCTTGTCGGCGCCAGTGCTGCGCGGAAAAGAAAGCCCGCACAGCCGAAATACGCCAACCCGGCGAACAAGTCCGAAACCTGGACCGGTCGTGGCCGCAAGCCGCGTTGGGTGGAAGCCGCGCTCAAGTCCGGCAAGACCATGGAAGACCTCGCGATCTAG
- a CDS encoding YciI family protein, translated as MLYVVICRDKPGQLQVRLDTRAAHLAYVEETGIVRMAGPLIEDGQMCGSLIVLDAENLNAAQDWAAGDPYKAAGLFEGVSVTEWKKVIG; from the coding sequence ATGCTTTATGTCGTCATCTGCCGGGACAAGCCCGGCCAACTGCAAGTCCGGCTCGATACCCGCGCCGCCCATCTGGCCTATGTCGAGGAAACCGGGATCGTGAGAATGGCGGGACCCTTGATCGAGGATGGCCAGATGTGCGGTTCCCTCATCGTGCTCGACGCCGAGAACCTCAACGCGGCGCAGGATTGGGCTGCCGGCGATCCCTACAAGGCGGCGGGGCTCTTCGAAGGCGTCAGCGTCACCGAATGGAAAAAGGTGATCGGCTGA
- a CDS encoding HD family hydrolase has protein sequence MAPRQKRAWQRMLSGRRLDLLDPTPLDIEIEDIAHGLAFVARWNGQTIGDFPFSVAEHSLLVEEIFSRANPGIPARWRLAALLHDAPEYVIGDMISPVKAAVGPGYGALDERLTAAIHLRFGLPGQLPAPIKKEIKRADHLSAWLEAVQIAGFTRSEADRFFGAPDEAMVRGLRIRLRAPVEVRADFVFRHHTLLAASS, from the coding sequence ATGGCACCGAGACAGAAAAGGGCCTGGCAGAGGATGCTTTCGGGACGGCGGCTCGATCTTCTCGACCCGACGCCCTTGGATATCGAGATCGAGGACATCGCCCATGGCCTCGCCTTCGTGGCGCGCTGGAATGGCCAGACCATCGGCGATTTTCCGTTCTCGGTGGCCGAGCATTCGCTGCTGGTCGAAGAGATTTTCAGCCGGGCCAATCCGGGCATTCCCGCCCGCTGGCGTTTGGCGGCACTTCTGCATGACGCGCCGGAATACGTGATTGGCGACATGATCAGCCCGGTGAAGGCGGCGGTCGGTCCCGGATACGGGGCACTTGATGAACGTCTTACGGCGGCGATCCACCTTCGCTTTGGGCTTCCCGGGCAGTTGCCCGCGCCGATCAAGAAGGAGATCAAGCGCGCCGACCACCTGTCTGCCTGGCTGGAAGCGGTGCAGATCGCGGGCTTCACACGAAGCGAGGCGGACCGGTTCTTCGGCGCCCCGGACGAGGCGATGGTGCGGGGCCTCCGGATTCGCCTGCGCGCGCCGGTCGAGGTACGCGCAGACTTCGTGTTCCGGCATCATACGCTTCTCGCGGCATCATCCTAA
- a CDS encoding ActR/PrrA/RegA family redox response regulator transcription factor encodes MAEDEFADLGPDRTLLLVDDDGPFVTRLARAMEKRGFLPQTAESVAAGKAAAQSRPPAYAVVDLRLGDGNGLDVVEVLRERRPDCRVVILTGYGAIATAVAAVKIGAVDYLSKPADADDVTNALLSRGDLLPPPPENPMSADRVRWEHIQRVYELCDRNISETARRLSMHRRTLQRILAKRSPK; translated from the coding sequence ATGGCTGAAGACGAGTTTGCCGACCTCGGGCCGGACAGGACCCTCCTTCTCGTGGACGATGACGGTCCCTTCGTCACCCGTCTGGCGCGTGCCATGGAGAAGCGCGGATTCCTTCCGCAGACCGCGGAAAGTGTCGCCGCCGGGAAGGCGGCCGCGCAGTCGCGTCCACCGGCCTACGCCGTCGTGGACCTGCGTTTGGGCGACGGCAACGGCCTTGACGTCGTCGAGGTGCTCCGCGAGCGGAGACCGGATTGCCGGGTGGTGATCCTGACGGGATACGGGGCGATCGCGACGGCCGTCGCCGCGGTCAAGATCGGCGCGGTGGACTACCTGTCGAAACCCGCGGACGCCGACGACGTCACGAACGCTCTTTTGTCGCGCGGCGATCTGCTTCCACCGCCGCCGGAAAACCCGATGTCCGCCGACCGTGTACGCTGGGAACATATCCAGCGGGTTTATGAATTGTGCGACCGCAACATCTCGGAAACCGCGCGTCGTCTCAGCATGCACCGGCGCACACTTCAGCGGATTTTGGCTAAGCGCAGCCCCAAATAG
- the tsaD gene encoding tRNA (adenosine(37)-N6)-threonylcarbamoyltransferase complex transferase subunit TsaD, with amino-acid sequence MSETITLLGLESSCDDTAAAVVRLSEERGEILSSVVAGQTELHAEFGGVVPEIAARAHVEKIDLCVETALEQAGLGLKNLDGIAVTAGPGLIGGVLAGVMCAKGLSAATGLPLLGVNHLAGHALTPRLTDGLGFPYLMLLVSGGHCQFLIAHAPDRFTRLGGTIDDAPGEAFDKTAKLLGLPQPGGPAVEAAAGNGDSKRFAFPRPLLDRPGCDMSFSGLKTALLRARDHVVAEKGGLTVQDRADLCAGFQAAVADVLAEKARRAIADYLGHAPTVPVLAVAGGVAANATIRGALERVCDRAGLGFVAPPLALCTDNAAMIAWAGIERFRLGLFDGLDLVARPRWPLDVSQPALVGSGKKGAKA; translated from the coding sequence ATGAGCGAGACGATCACCCTACTTGGTCTGGAGAGCAGTTGCGACGATACGGCGGCGGCTGTCGTCCGCCTGTCGGAGGAGCGGGGAGAGATTCTTTCCTCCGTCGTCGCGGGCCAGACGGAACTCCACGCCGAGTTTGGTGGTGTCGTTCCGGAAATCGCCGCCCGCGCCCACGTCGAGAAGATCGACCTTTGCGTCGAGACGGCGCTGGAACAGGCGGGGCTGGGATTGAAGAACCTCGACGGAATCGCCGTGACGGCCGGGCCGGGGCTGATCGGCGGCGTTCTGGCGGGCGTCATGTGTGCGAAGGGCCTTTCGGCCGCCACGGGGCTGCCGCTCCTTGGGGTCAATCACCTCGCCGGACACGCGCTGACACCGCGCCTGACCGACGGGCTCGGCTTTCCCTATCTGATGTTGCTGGTGTCGGGCGGGCATTGCCAGTTCCTGATCGCGCATGCACCCGACCGGTTTACCCGCCTCGGCGGCACGATCGACGACGCGCCGGGCGAGGCGTTCGACAAGACGGCTAAACTCCTGGGCCTGCCACAACCCGGCGGGCCGGCAGTGGAGGCCGCCGCTGGGAACGGCGATTCGAAGCGGTTCGCGTTTCCCCGCCCGCTCCTCGACCGGCCGGGCTGCGACATGTCCTTCTCCGGGCTGAAGACTGCCCTTTTGCGCGCCCGCGATCACGTCGTCGCGGAAAAGGGTGGCCTGACCGTTCAGGATCGCGCCGATCTCTGCGCCGGATTTCAGGCGGCCGTGGCTGACGTTCTGGCGGAGAAAGCCCGGCGCGCGATCGCGGATTACCTCGGCCATGCACCCACCGTGCCGGTTCTGGCCGTCGCCGGTGGGGTGGCCGCGAATGCCACGATTCGCGGGGCGCTGGAGCGGGTCTGCGACAGGGCCGGCCTCGGCTTTGTCGCGCCGCCGCTCGCGCTTTGCACCGACAACGCGGCCATGATCGCCTGGGCCGGGATCGAGCGGTTCCGGCTGGGCCTGTTCGACGGCCTCGACCTCGTGGCGCGGCCGCGCTGGCCGCTCGACGTCAGCCAGCCGGCGCTGGTCGGATCGGGGAAGAAGGGGGCGAAGGCATGA
- a CDS encoding COG4223 family protein: MARAKKDKAVEGDTPAETEPSESAELIDTQPQDVEIEKPGEQAEDAVSEGDETVILTEPAATETPEQDSIGAEPQPEPRAAGRKGGFVPMVLGGVIAAGLGFGAAAYVLPRFWVPDQRAAEFASVREELAAQAARISGLDTDLGKIKSDTTAGDVAAGQAALAARLDGEITALRTSVSALDEDLKKAVARFESLDVRLSEIEKRPVEGGAASATALEAFGREMADLRAEIDAQRAAAAQAQQDIAATASAATEKITAAEAEASRLRDEAEAVTRRGAARGALSRIQAALESGGALEGALADLASSGVDVPPALADQAQGVPSLGALRAAFPPAAREALAISLKETAGGGTWDRITAFLRSQSGARSLSPRAGDDPDAVLSRAEAALTAGALTTAIEEIAKLPPAGQARMAEWVDMVNRRISATDAAAMLAKELQ; this comes from the coding sequence GTGGCGAGAGCGAAGAAAGACAAGGCTGTAGAGGGGGATACGCCGGCAGAGACCGAACCCTCGGAATCGGCTGAACTCATCGATACCCAGCCACAGGACGTCGAGATCGAGAAACCAGGGGAACAGGCCGAAGATGCGGTTTCAGAGGGTGACGAGACTGTCATCCTGACCGAGCCGGCGGCGACCGAAACGCCGGAACAGGATTCCATCGGAGCCGAGCCGCAGCCTGAACCCCGGGCGGCGGGCCGCAAGGGTGGTTTCGTCCCGATGGTTCTCGGCGGCGTCATCGCGGCAGGGCTCGGGTTCGGTGCCGCCGCCTACGTCCTCCCCCGATTCTGGGTGCCGGACCAGCGAGCGGCAGAGTTTGCCAGTGTTCGGGAAGAGCTGGCGGCGCAAGCCGCGCGGATTTCGGGCCTCGATACCGATCTCGGCAAGATCAAGTCGGATACAACTGCCGGAGATGTGGCGGCAGGGCAGGCGGCGCTGGCCGCGCGTCTGGATGGCGAGATCACCGCGCTTCGCACATCGGTGTCGGCGCTGGATGAGGATCTGAAGAAAGCGGTCGCGCGATTCGAGTCGCTCGACGTCCGCCTGTCGGAGATCGAGAAACGCCCGGTCGAAGGGGGGGCGGCCTCTGCCACCGCGCTCGAAGCGTTCGGGCGGGAGATGGCCGATCTCCGGGCCGAGATCGACGCCCAGCGCGCCGCCGCCGCGCAGGCGCAACAGGATATCGCCGCAACGGCCTCTGCGGCGACTGAAAAGATCACCGCGGCCGAGGCCGAGGCAAGCCGCCTCAGGGACGAAGCCGAGGCGGTGACGCGGCGGGGGGCTGCCCGTGGGGCCCTCAGCCGCATTCAGGCGGCGCTCGAATCCGGCGGTGCGCTCGAAGGCGCGCTCGCCGATCTGGCGTCGTCTGGTGTCGACGTCCCTCCGGCCCTCGCGGATCAGGCGCAGGGCGTGCCGAGTCTGGGTGCCCTGCGTGCCGCCTTTCCCCCCGCCGCCCGCGAAGCGTTGGCGATTTCGCTCAAGGAAACCGCCGGCGGGGGAACGTGGGACCGGATCACGGCTTTCCTGCGCAGCCAGTCCGGCGCGCGGTCGCTCAGTCCGCGGGCCGGCGACGATCCCGACGCGGTTCTTTCGAGGGCGGAGGCCGCCCTGACGGCCGGCGCGCTCACCACCGCGATCGAGGAGATCGCCAAACTGCCGCCGGCAGGTCAGGCCCGGATGGCCGAATGGGTCGACATGGTGAACCGCCGGATTTCGGCCACCGACGCGGCGGCGATGCTCGCGAAGGAACTTCAGTGA
- a CDS encoding EVE domain-containing protein, protein MAYWLFKSEPDAWSWDQQVAKGEAGEEWHGVRNYQARNNMRAMKIGDLGFFYHSNVGKEIVGIVEVCATSHPDSTTDDPRWDCVDIKAVKPLKRPVTLEDAKADPRLAEMALVKNTRLSVQPVTEDEWKVVCTLGGL, encoded by the coding sequence ATGGCGTACTGGCTTTTCAAATCCGAGCCCGACGCTTGGTCCTGGGATCAGCAGGTAGCGAAGGGTGAGGCCGGCGAGGAGTGGCACGGCGTGCGCAACTATCAGGCGCGCAACAACATGCGGGCGATGAAGATCGGCGATCTGGGGTTCTTCTACCACTCGAACGTGGGCAAGGAGATCGTCGGGATCGTCGAGGTCTGCGCGACAAGTCATCCGGACAGCACGACCGACGATCCGCGCTGGGACTGCGTGGACATCAAGGCCGTGAAACCGCTGAAACGGCCGGTCACGCTGGAAGACGCGAAGGCCGATCCGCGGCTGGCCGAAATGGCCCTGGTCAAGAACACGCGGCTTTCGGTCCAGCCGGTGACCGAGGACGAGTGGAAGGTGGTCTGCACGCTCGGCGGGCTGTAG
- a CDS encoding uroporphyrinogen-III synthase yields the protein MDPNRPTLLLTRPEAQSRRFADSFRARFGADWPVVISPLSEIALLSPELPEGHWPDLIFSSENVVQAYAHLTSDRSATAWCVGGHTASVAKAAGFRTRTGPGDAEGLCKAIIAAGTVTRLLYPRPVHAAGAVQKTMEFAGIETVSVVLYDQIARPPSADALRLLAGPTPVLLPLFSPRSAALAADAFEARSAPLWIAAISNATAEAGRGLRAARRIVASRPDAEAVLDALGELIAASKMG from the coding sequence GTGGATCCAAACCGTCCGACCCTGCTCCTGACCCGGCCAGAAGCGCAATCCCGGCGCTTTGCCGACTCCTTCCGCGCGCGCTTCGGGGCGGACTGGCCCGTGGTGATCTCCCCCCTGAGCGAGATCGCCCTTCTGTCTCCGGAATTGCCGGAGGGTCACTGGCCCGACCTGATCTTCAGTTCCGAAAACGTTGTGCAGGCCTATGCGCATCTGACCTCCGATCGGTCCGCAACGGCATGGTGCGTCGGGGGCCACACGGCGTCGGTGGCAAAGGCAGCGGGTTTCCGGACCCGAACCGGACCGGGCGACGCCGAGGGCCTTTGCAAGGCGATCATCGCCGCGGGCACCGTCACCCGTCTTCTCTATCCACGCCCGGTCCATGCCGCCGGCGCTGTCCAGAAAACGATGGAATTCGCCGGAATAGAGACGGTTTCCGTTGTGCTTTACGACCAGATCGCCCGTCCGCCGTCCGCCGACGCGTTGCGCCTGCTGGCAGGGCCCACCCCTGTCTTGCTGCCGCTCTTCTCGCCTCGCTCTGCCGCTTTGGCGGCCGACGCTTTCGAGGCGCGCTCCGCGCCGCTCTGGATCGCCGCCATCAGCAACGCGACCGCGGAAGCCGGACGCGGGCTGCGCGCAGCCAGACGCATCGTCGCGTCCCGGCCTGATGCAGAGGCGGTGCTCGACGCGCTTGGCGAGCTTATTGCCGCATCTAAGATGGGTTGA
- a CDS encoding DUF2853 family protein, translating into MGKRDELIAKYADDLKNKCGMTPDMALLTKVTIGCGPSIYDADASTVAGSQESELETVKNNFLIKKLGLKDGPQLMAAISSVIETYGKSERNKYRAVVYYMLVKHFGKEAVYS; encoded by the coding sequence ATGGGCAAACGTGACGAGCTGATCGCAAAATATGCCGACGATCTGAAAAACAAGTGCGGAATGACGCCGGACATGGCGCTTCTGACCAAGGTCACGATCGGCTGCGGCCCGTCGATCTATGATGCCGATGCCTCGACCGTCGCCGGCAGCCAGGAATCCGAGCTCGAAACAGTGAAGAACAATTTCCTGATCAAGAAGCTCGGCCTGAAGGATGGCCCGCAGCTCATGGCGGCGATCAGCTCGGTGATCGAAACCTACGGCAAGTCCGAACGCAACAAGTACCGGGCGGTCGTCTACTACATGCTCGTCAAGCATTTCGGCAAGGAAGCGGTCTACAGCTAG
- a CDS encoding NAD(P)H-dependent glycerol-3-phosphate dehydrogenase: MKVAILGAGAFGTALAVTMARSGAEVGLWTRDPGHAAAMRKDGANTRRLPGVDLPESVSVSAEIGDFAAVPVQLLAMPMQQMAGFLSANAGSLDSKVLVACAKGIDLTTRRGPTAIISETCPHSTAAILTGPSFAGDIARGLPTALTLACADDAQGESLQDALSTPVLRIYRTTDTVGAELGGALKNVIAIAAGVVIGARLGDSARAALMTRGFAEMNRLAQALGARPETLAGLSGLGDLVLTCTSLQSRNFRFGHALGADEAFDPSITVEGSATAKAVSVLAKNHQIDMPIANMVAALVDRKITVEEATAALLARPLKKE; this comes from the coding sequence ATGAAAGTCGCGATCCTCGGCGCCGGGGCGTTCGGCACGGCGCTCGCCGTGACAATGGCGCGCAGCGGTGCGGAAGTCGGGCTCTGGACGCGGGATCCGGGCCACGCGGCGGCGATGCGCAAGGACGGTGCGAATACCCGCCGGTTACCCGGCGTGGATCTGCCTGAATCTGTGTCCGTTTCGGCTGAAATCGGTGATTTCGCGGCCGTTCCGGTCCAGCTTCTGGCGATGCCGATGCAGCAGATGGCGGGCTTCCTTTCGGCCAATGCCGGATCGCTTGACAGCAAGGTACTCGTGGCCTGCGCGAAGGGGATCGACCTGACCACCCGGCGCGGTCCGACGGCGATCATTTCCGAAACCTGCCCTCATTCCACGGCCGCGATTCTAACCGGGCCGAGCTTTGCCGGCGATATCGCGCGCGGTCTGCCGACTGCCCTCACGCTCGCCTGCGCCGACGATGCGCAGGGCGAGTCCTTGCAGGATGCCCTTTCGACGCCCGTGCTTCGGATCTACCGCACGACCGACACGGTTGGCGCGGAGCTTGGCGGCGCGCTGAAGAATGTGATCGCCATCGCCGCCGGTGTCGTCATCGGGGCGCGGCTGGGCGACAGCGCCCGGGCCGCGCTGATGACGCGAGGGTTTGCCGAGATGAACCGGCTGGCGCAGGCGCTCGGCGCCCGACCTGAAACGCTTGCCGGGCTGTCGGGACTTGGCGATCTCGTCTTGACCTGCACGTCGTTGCAGTCGCGCAACTTTCGTTTCGGCCATGCGCTGGGCGCGGATGAGGCTTTTGATCCGTCGATTACGGTCGAAGGAAGCGCGACGGCAAAGGCAGTCTCTGTTCTTGCCAAAAATCACCAGATCGACATGCCGATTGCCAATATGGTCGCAGCGCTCGTCGACCGAAAGATCACCGTCGAGGAGGCGACTGCCGCCCTCCTCGCCCGTCCGCTCAAGAAGGAGTGA
- a CDS encoding LysR family transcriptional regulator codes for MAGIDWLHFPPLHALRAFEATVREGGFSAAARALNVTHAAVAQQVRALEAHLSLSLVHRDGRALAITPEGEVLAAALSDGFGGIQSALDGLREGHEDRPVTITLTPTFATNWLMPRLGRFWAKHPEIAVSLRPDPRVLDLRRERIDFGIRFGEGDWPGVESSYLTSARYVVVGAPKLFGGKSELSREEMLALPWVLEPDWPEQRRWIACCTGLDPETLKITEFATDELALTAARQGFGLHISSAAVVEADLESGALRVAVDTDQDNPGYYIVTPPGPLRHPARTFLRWLKTAI; via the coding sequence ATGGCTGGAATCGACTGGCTCCATTTTCCGCCACTTCACGCGCTGCGCGCGTTCGAGGCGACGGTGCGCGAAGGCGGCTTCAGCGCCGCGGCGCGGGCGCTCAATGTCACCCATGCCGCCGTGGCGCAGCAGGTGCGGGCACTCGAGGCCCATCTCAGTCTTTCTCTCGTCCATCGTGACGGACGGGCCTTGGCCATTACGCCTGAAGGCGAGGTACTGGCGGCGGCCCTCTCTGACGGATTCGGCGGGATCCAGTCGGCACTTGATGGCCTGCGCGAGGGTCACGAGGACCGCCCGGTCACCATCACCCTTACGCCGACCTTCGCCACCAACTGGCTGATGCCGCGCCTCGGCCGGTTCTGGGCAAAACATCCAGAGATCGCCGTGTCGCTGCGCCCCGACCCGCGCGTCCTCGACCTTCGCCGCGAGAGGATCGATTTCGGTATCCGTTTCGGTGAGGGTGACTGGCCGGGGGTGGAAAGCAGCTATCTGACCTCGGCGCGCTATGTCGTGGTCGGGGCGCCAAAGCTGTTCGGAGGAAAGTCGGAGTTGAGCCGGGAGGAGATGCTTGCCCTGCCCTGGGTTCTGGAGCCTGATTGGCCGGAACAGCGGCGCTGGATCGCCTGCTGCACCGGCCTCGATCCCGAGACGCTGAAGATCACCGAGTTCGCGACAGACGAACTGGCCCTGACGGCGGCGCGGCAGGGGTTCGGACTCCATATATCAAGCGCAGCAGTTGTCGAGGCGGATCTTGAAAGCGGGGCCCTGCGTGTCGCCGTCGACACGGATCAAGACAATCCCGGCTACTACATCGTGACACCGCCCGGGCCGCTGCGTCACCCGGCCCGGACCTTCCTTCGCTGGCTCAAGACCGCGATCTAG
- a CDS encoding acyltransferase family protein, which yields MPQDEGRQIELLRVLCITSMMWVHVNPGLSTPTIVSTGEYQLIGTVFGNTLGRISVSLLSFISGYLIWASLRRDSFGSITLRRFRAVIVPILVWSAIFLALAYTKKAVTGDGAHAVAEVELRPWTLFVAWSGLTGPTANQSLFFLRDLFVSTLILRATVPLVERVPAIAALAALVLASNDALAPIVFRSSILQFMFFGAIAARLGYTIAGISRPLVALSLGYLMTVAGFAAITDPGIPQLQFLHLPLLLRRAGIGFLLLAYSAAFLALFPRTNIAKLGRHAFLAYLMHVPTMGILWAAWVEVVGDGDQQSYVFFYLGAPVVVFMLASWLGRALDRAPPAVQLLLRGKVGSPKRYNSPD from the coding sequence ATGCCGCAGGACGAAGGCCGCCAGATCGAACTTCTTCGTGTCCTCTGCATCACGTCGATGATGTGGGTCCACGTCAACCCGGGCCTTTCGACTCCGACCATCGTCTCAACGGGCGAATACCAGCTGATCGGCACCGTCTTCGGCAACACACTTGGCCGGATCAGCGTTTCGCTCCTGAGCTTCATCAGCGGCTATCTGATCTGGGCGTCGCTTCGTCGGGACAGTTTCGGCAGCATCACGTTGCGCAGGTTTCGTGCGGTGATCGTCCCCATTCTGGTCTGGAGCGCGATCTTTCTCGCGCTCGCCTACACGAAGAAAGCTGTCACCGGAGACGGAGCGCATGCCGTCGCGGAGGTTGAGTTGCGCCCCTGGACGCTCTTCGTCGCGTGGAGCGGATTGACAGGACCGACCGCGAACCAGTCGTTGTTCTTCTTGCGCGACCTGTTCGTCTCGACGCTGATTCTGCGGGCCACCGTGCCGCTGGTCGAACGCGTTCCGGCAATCGCGGCGCTGGCGGCGCTGGTTCTGGCGTCGAACGACGCTCTCGCACCGATCGTCTTCCGGTCGAGCATTCTGCAGTTCATGTTCTTCGGGGCGATTGCGGCCCGCCTCGGCTACACGATTGCCGGGATCTCGCGACCGCTTGTCGCGCTGTCGCTTGGCTACCTGATGACGGTGGCGGGATTCGCGGCCATCACTGATCCCGGCATTCCCCAACTTCAGTTTCTGCACTTGCCCCTGCTATTGCGCCGCGCCGGGATCGGCTTTCTGCTGCTGGCCTACTCGGCCGCCTTCCTTGCGCTCTTTCCGAGAACCAATATCGCCAAACTGGGGCGGCACGCCTTTCTTGCCTATCTCATGCATGTCCCGACGATGGGGATCCTCTGGGCGGCCTGGGTCGAGGTCGTGGGCGACGGCGATCAGCAAAGTTATGTATTCTTCTATCTCGGCGCGCCCGTCGTGGTCTTCATGCTCGCCAGCTGGTTGGGGCGGGCCCTGGACAGGGCGCCGCCGGCGGTCCAGTTGCTGCTCCGCGGCAAGGTTGGTTCCCCCAAAAGATACAATTCGCCGGATTGA
- the ahcY gene encoding adenosylhomocysteinase, producing the protein MPKDYIVKDINLAGYGRKELDIAETEMPGLMALREEFGTSKPLKGARVAGSLHMTIQTAVLIETLTALGADVRWASCNIFSTQDHAAAAIAESGVPVFAIKGETLEDYWAYTDKIFQFEEGTCNMILDDGGDATLYILYGARVEAGETDLIETPTSDEEVCLFNQIKKRLKESPGWFTRQRDAIKGVSEETTTGVHRLYDLHKKGLLPFPAINVNDSVTKSKFDNKYGCKESLVDGIRRATDTMMAGKVAVVCGYGDVGKGSAASLRGAGARVKVTEIDPICALQAAMDGYEVVVLEDVVDSADIFITTTGNKDVIRIEHMREMKDMAIVGNIGHFDNEIQVASLRNHKWTNIKDQVDMIEMPSGARIILLSEGRLLNLGNATGHPSFVMSASFTNQVLAQIELWAKGSEYKPGVYILPKHLDEKVARLHLAKIGVKLTELRKDQADYIGVTVAGPYKSDHYRY; encoded by the coding sequence ATGCCGAAGGATTACATCGTCAAGGATATCAACCTCGCCGGCTACGGTCGGAAGGAACTCGACATCGCCGAAACGGAAATGCCCGGCCTGATGGCGCTGCGGGAAGAGTTCGGGACCTCAAAGCCGCTGAAAGGCGCCCGGGTCGCCGGCAGCCTCCACATGACGATCCAGACCGCCGTCCTGATCGAGACCCTGACCGCGCTCGGTGCCGATGTACGCTGGGCGTCATGCAACATTTTCTCCACCCAGGATCACGCGGCCGCGGCGATCGCCGAAAGCGGCGTGCCCGTCTTCGCGATCAAGGGCGAGACGCTGGAGGATTATTGGGCCTACACCGACAAGATCTTCCAGTTCGAGGAAGGCACATGCAACATGATCCTCGACGATGGCGGGGATGCGACGCTTTACATTCTCTACGGCGCGCGGGTCGAAGCGGGCGAGACGGATCTGATCGAGACACCGACCTCGGACGAGGAGGTCTGCCTCTTCAACCAGATCAAGAAGCGCCTGAAGGAAAGCCCCGGCTGGTTCACCCGGCAGCGCGACGCGATCAAGGGGGTTTCCGAGGAAACCACGACCGGCGTCCACCGCCTCTACGACCTGCACAAGAAGGGCCTGTTGCCCTTCCCGGCGATCAACGTGAACGACAGCGTCACCAAGTCGAAATTCGACAACAAATACGGCTGCAAGGAATCGCTCGTCGACGGTATCCGCCGCGCCACCGATACGATGATGGCGGGCAAGGTCGCTGTCGTCTGCGGTTATGGCGATGTCGGCAAGGGCTCCGCCGCGTCCCTTCGCGGCGCCGGTGCCCGTGTCAAGGTGACCGAGATCGACCCGATCTGCGCGCTTCAGGCGGCAATGGACGGCTACGAGGTCGTCGTGCTTGAGGACGTGGTCGACAGCGCCGACATCTTCATCACCACCACCGGCAACAAGGACGTGATCCGCATCGAGCATATGCGCGAGATGAAGGACATGGCGATCGTCGGCAATATCGGCCACTTTGACAACGAGATCCAGGTGGCGTCCTTGCGCAACCACAAATGGACCAACATCAAGGACCAGGTGGATATGATCGAGATGCCGTCGGGCGCCCGGATCATCCTTCTGTCCGAAGGCCGGCTTCTGAACCTTGGCAACGCCACCGGCCACCCGTCCTTCGTCATGTCGGCGTCGTTCACCAATCAGGTTCTGGCGCAGATCGAGCTTTGGGCCAAAGGAAGTGAATACAAGCCGGGCGTCTACATCCTTCCCAAGCATCTCGACGAGAAGGTCGCGCGGCTGCATCTTGCAAAGATCGGCGTGAAGCTGACGGAGCTTCGCAAGGATCAGGCCGACTATATCGGCGTGACCGTTGCCGGGCCGTACAAATCGGATCACTACCGGTACTGA
- a CDS encoding DUF1761 domain-containing protein, with product MELINVIVAAAAAYGFGAFWYMTLSKQWIAASGVACDADGNPANKSITPFILSGIAMLVVAGMMRHMFGMAGIGTVGAGLVAGLGLGAFIALPWIVINYAYADRPKALTYIDGGYAVIGSTIIGTVLALF from the coding sequence ATGGAACTCATCAACGTGATCGTCGCGGCGGCTGCGGCCTACGGCTTCGGCGCCTTCTGGTACATGACCCTGTCGAAGCAGTGGATCGCGGCATCGGGCGTCGCCTGCGATGCGGACGGCAACCCCGCAAACAAGAGCATCACGCCGTTCATCCTGTCCGGAATTGCGATGCTGGTCGTTGCGGGCATGATGCGGCACATGTTCGGCATGGCCGGCATTGGCACTGTCGGCGCGGGTCTGGTCGCGGGCCTCGGTCTCGGCGCCTTCATCGCCCTGCCGTGGATCGTGATAAACTATGCCTATGCCGACCGGCCGAAAGCGCTGACCTATATCGACGGTGGATATGCGGTGATCGGGTCCACGATCATCGGCACGGTTCTGGCGCTGTTCTGA